In one window of Streptomyces griseus subsp. griseus DNA:
- a CDS encoding LPXTG cell wall anchor domain-containing protein: MKIRRALAVAAATAVLTPVTLLTSSAAFATSSPAPETTESSPAPEESETSPAPEESETSPAPEESETSPAPVESETSPAAEEPALTPSESATTPAPKPTVTSPADICDGTEEPTFDKNLRTTLSGLPSKVVAGSGFHGFKLNVVNKGDNSYQRVDLGVFAAQVDTETWEETTGHLTLQFKDPETGVWTAISLDEDDETSGYLGYTDIKAKESFSIDLRLSVDKKAPAGFGFALTIGLYADDKGNCVFADSEQFYEFDVLAAGTAPGKPNEAEPQEGGKKPLPAKPVGNSQVKPEGTLAQTGSDSNLPVIATIGGVAVLAGAGVVFALGRRRKGGATA; encoded by the coding sequence ATGAAGATCCGCCGCGCACTGGCCGTCGCAGCAGCGACCGCCGTACTCACTCCGGTCACCCTCCTGACGTCCTCCGCCGCTTTCGCGACCTCCTCGCCGGCCCCGGAGACCACCGAGAGCTCCCCGGCACCGGAGGAGTCCGAGACGAGCCCGGCGCCCGAGGAGTCCGAGACGAGCCCCGCCCCCGAGGAGTCGGAGACCTCTCCCGCGCCGGTGGAGAGCGAGACGAGCCCCGCCGCCGAGGAGCCCGCCCTGACCCCGTCGGAGAGCGCCACCACCCCCGCGCCGAAGCCGACCGTCACCTCGCCGGCCGACATCTGCGACGGCACGGAGGAGCCGACGTTCGACAAGAACCTCCGCACCACGCTCTCCGGCCTCCCCTCCAAGGTCGTCGCGGGCAGCGGCTTCCACGGCTTCAAGCTCAACGTGGTCAACAAGGGCGACAACTCCTACCAGCGCGTCGACCTCGGTGTCTTCGCCGCGCAGGTCGACACCGAGACGTGGGAGGAGACCACCGGCCACCTCACGCTCCAGTTCAAGGACCCGGAGACGGGCGTCTGGACCGCCATATCGCTGGACGAGGACGACGAGACCTCCGGCTACCTCGGCTACACCGACATCAAGGCCAAGGAGTCCTTCTCGATCGACCTGCGGCTGAGCGTGGACAAGAAGGCGCCCGCGGGCTTCGGCTTCGCCCTCACCATCGGCCTCTACGCCGACGACAAGGGCAACTGCGTCTTCGCCGACAGCGAGCAGTTCTACGAGTTCGACGTCCTCGCCGCCGGCACCGCCCCGGGCAAGCCCAACGAGGCCGAGCCCCAGGAGGGCGGCAAGAAGCCCCTGCCGGCCAAGCCCGTCGGCAACAGCCAGGTCAAGCCCGAGGGCACCCTCGCCCAGACCGGTTCGGACTCCAACCTGCCGGTCATCGCGACCATCGGCGGCGTGGCGGTCCTCGCCGGCGCCGGTGTCGTCTTCGCGCTGGGCCGCCGCCGCAAGGGCGGCGCCACCGCCTGA
- a CDS encoding ABC transporter ATP-binding protein yields MTTTTNDATRTAPGDDDGPEPGRTAQAPAPKGASSKGPEPEGREPEGAGPKGPAAEGPGDPFDQDDLPAPRGATRALLFSLLSPMRGRVVVAALLLILQQAAIQAGPLLVAYAIDSGVPAFRDHDYGPLIAVAVGYLLCSVGAGVLQYAFVRGSARINQDALLDLRGRIFRHAQALSVDFHERYTSGRLISRSTTDVESLQELLSEGLQELITVVLSFVSIGLVLLWLDLGIGGIAVLSFVPLYLLVRLYRRRAAVVYGARSTAIASVIVKFAETMNGIRPVQAFRRERSNDAAFASLNQVHERRNGDALLEMARYVIGSRLVANTAVAAMVLWGAYRVADGTLALGVLAAAVLYLRRLYDPIDRLGMFLNSYQSAAASLEKIAGLLAQTPTVPVAADPKELPARSGDFPGREVVFDGVRFAYRTGGEVLPTFDLRIPAGATVAVVGSTGAGKSTLAKLLARFYDPTDGRVLLDGVDLRDLATAELRKGVVMVTQEAFLFSGTVAENIAIGRPDATRDEIERAAKAIGAHDFIAALPEGYDTDVRKRGGRISAGQRQLVAFARALLADPAVLILDEATSSLDVPGERAVQRAMDTVLHGRTAVVIAHRLSTVEIADRVLVMEGGRIVEDGAPAELIGGTGRFAGLHRTWKDSLV; encoded by the coding sequence ATGACCACGACCACGAACGACGCCACGCGCACCGCCCCCGGTGACGACGACGGCCCGGAGCCCGGCCGGACGGCCCAGGCACCCGCACCGAAGGGAGCCTCGTCCAAGGGACCCGAGCCGGAGGGACGTGAGCCGGAGGGGGCCGGACCGAAGGGACCCGCGGCCGAGGGACCCGGCGACCCCTTCGACCAGGACGACCTGCCCGCACCGCGCGGCGCGACCCGGGCGCTCCTGTTCTCCCTCCTCTCCCCCATGCGCGGCCGGGTGGTGGTGGCCGCGCTGCTGCTGATCCTCCAGCAGGCGGCGATCCAGGCGGGCCCGCTGCTGGTGGCGTACGCGATCGACAGCGGGGTCCCGGCCTTCCGGGACCACGACTACGGGCCGCTGATCGCGGTCGCGGTGGGCTACCTGCTCTGCTCGGTGGGCGCGGGGGTGCTCCAGTACGCGTTCGTCCGGGGCTCGGCCCGCATCAACCAGGACGCGCTGCTGGACCTGCGCGGCCGGATCTTCCGCCACGCCCAGGCGCTGAGCGTGGACTTCCACGAGCGCTACACCTCGGGACGGCTGATCTCCCGCTCCACCACGGACGTCGAATCCCTCCAGGAGCTGCTGAGCGAGGGGCTCCAGGAGCTGATCACCGTCGTCCTCTCCTTCGTGTCGATCGGGCTGGTCCTGCTCTGGCTGGACCTCGGCATCGGAGGGATCGCGGTGCTCTCCTTCGTACCGCTGTATCTGCTGGTACGGCTCTACCGGCGGCGCGCGGCCGTGGTGTACGGGGCGCGGTCGACGGCGATCGCCTCGGTGATCGTCAAGTTCGCGGAGACCATGAACGGCATCCGGCCGGTCCAGGCGTTCCGCCGGGAGCGGTCCAACGACGCCGCGTTCGCCTCGCTCAACCAGGTGCACGAGCGGCGCAACGGGGACGCGCTGCTGGAGATGGCGCGTTACGTCATCGGCTCCCGGCTGGTCGCCAACACGGCGGTCGCCGCGATGGTCCTGTGGGGCGCCTACCGGGTGGCCGACGGGACGCTGGCGCTCGGGGTACTGGCGGCGGCGGTGCTGTATCTGCGGCGGCTCTACGACCCGATCGACCGGCTGGGGATGTTCCTCAACTCCTACCAGTCGGCGGCGGCCTCGCTGGAGAAGATCGCGGGCCTGCTGGCCCAGACCCCGACGGTCCCGGTGGCGGCGGACCCGAAGGAGCTGCCCGCCCGCTCCGGCGACTTCCCGGGCCGGGAGGTCGTCTTCGACGGGGTGCGGTTCGCCTACCGTACGGGCGGCGAGGTGCTGCCCACCTTCGACCTGCGCATCCCCGCGGGCGCCACGGTGGCGGTCGTCGGCTCCACGGGCGCGGGCAAGTCGACGCTGGCCAAGCTGCTGGCCCGGTTCTACGACCCGACCGACGGCCGGGTCCTGCTGGACGGGGTGGACCTGCGCGACCTGGCCACGGCCGAGCTGCGCAAGGGCGTGGTGATGGTGACGCAGGAGGCGTTCCTGTTCTCCGGGACGGTGGCGGAGAACATCGCGATCGGCCGCCCGGACGCCACCCGTGACGAGATCGAACGGGCGGCGAAGGCGATCGGCGCGCACGACTTCATCGCCGCGCTGCCCGAGGGGTACGACACGGATGTACGGAAGCGGGGCGGCCGGATCTCGGCGGGCCAGCGTCAGTTGGTCGCCTTCGCCCGTGCCCTGCTGGCGGACCCGGCGGTGCTGATCCTCGACGAGGCGACCAGCTCCCTGGACGTCCCCGGCGAGCGGGCGGTACAGCGCGCCATGGACACGGTGCTGCACGGCCGTACGGCGGTGGTGATCGCCCACCGCCTGTCCACCGTGGAGATCGCGGACCGGGTGCTGGTGATGGAGGGCGGCCGCATCGTGGAGGACGGTGCGCCGGCCGAACTCATCGGCGGTACGGGGCGGTTCGCCGGGCTGCACCGGACGTGGAAGGACAGCCTGGTCTGA
- a CDS encoding ABC transporter ATP-binding protein, which produces MPEKPAERTDRSAVRSLLRLWPYVRPVRVRLFTAALVAIVASCLSLVIPLILKWMVDGPVADRDPGGVWLGALYLLLLGIAEAVLFGFRRWLVARPLAGVEASMRADLYRHLQRLPVAFHDRWPSGQLLSRGTTDLMLLRMFLAFPLTFLVVNAATILVGFVILFAQDWSLGLVLLAPAVPLIILCSVFETKYSLVARKAQDQVGDLTTVVEESVLGIRIVKGFGRHRSQAKAFKALSQRLRATELGKARLLAGIWALITAIPELAIGAALVLGTIQVADGSLSAGTLVAFLSTALALRWPVESIGFLLAMSQESATATDRYFEVMDAAEEEGAAAARAGAPDAPAGMVFEGVEFRYPDAEPGSPPVLARIDLQVRPGETLALVGGTGSGKTTLTALVPRLHEVTGGRITLDGEDIATMERSRLRELVSVAFEEPTLFSATVGENVRMGAEDADEDQVRRALAVAQAGFVHELPAGLDTEVGEQGLSLSGGQRQRLALARAVVGEPRFLVLDDPLSALDVHTETLVEAALRQVLEETTAVVVAHRPSTVMLADRVALLSEGRIAAVGTHQELLRSNAEYAWLMSGAEPGGGGGGADTGGDAGAEPGAGNPGAEPGSATGGPEADPGVGSPGAEPGTGGSEVTSPGVRPVTAGPGPVTTGSPTHQIPAEEGSRR; this is translated from the coding sequence ATGCCCGAAAAGCCTGCAGAGCGCACGGACCGGTCCGCCGTGCGCTCCCTCCTGCGTCTGTGGCCCTATGTCCGCCCGGTACGGGTCCGCCTGTTCACCGCCGCCCTCGTGGCGATCGTGGCGTCCTGTCTGTCGCTGGTGATCCCGCTGATCCTGAAGTGGATGGTGGACGGGCCGGTGGCCGACCGGGACCCGGGCGGCGTCTGGCTGGGCGCGCTGTACCTGCTGCTGCTCGGCATCGCGGAGGCCGTGCTGTTCGGGTTCCGGCGGTGGCTGGTGGCGCGTCCGCTGGCCGGGGTCGAGGCGTCGATGCGGGCCGACCTCTACCGCCATCTGCAACGGCTGCCGGTGGCCTTCCACGACCGGTGGCCCTCGGGCCAGTTGCTGTCGCGCGGCACGACGGACCTGATGCTGCTGCGGATGTTCCTGGCGTTCCCGCTGACGTTCCTGGTCGTCAACGCGGCGACGATCCTGGTCGGTTTCGTCATCCTGTTCGCGCAGGACTGGTCGCTCGGGCTGGTGCTGCTGGCGCCGGCGGTGCCGCTGATCATCCTGTGCTCGGTCTTCGAGACGAAGTATTCGCTGGTGGCGCGGAAGGCGCAGGACCAGGTCGGCGATCTGACCACGGTCGTCGAGGAGAGCGTGCTCGGCATCCGGATCGTCAAGGGCTTCGGCCGCCACCGCAGCCAGGCGAAGGCCTTCAAGGCACTCTCGCAGCGGCTGCGCGCCACGGAGCTGGGCAAGGCCCGGCTGCTCGCCGGGATCTGGGCGCTCATCACGGCCATCCCGGAGCTGGCGATCGGGGCTGCGCTGGTGCTCGGCACGATCCAGGTGGCGGACGGCTCGCTCTCGGCGGGCACCCTGGTCGCCTTCCTCTCGACGGCGCTCGCGCTGCGGTGGCCGGTGGAGTCGATCGGGTTCCTGCTGGCGATGAGCCAGGAGTCGGCGACCGCGACCGACCGGTACTTCGAGGTGATGGACGCGGCGGAGGAGGAAGGTGCGGCGGCCGCCCGCGCGGGTGCGCCGGACGCGCCCGCCGGGATGGTGTTCGAGGGCGTGGAGTTCCGCTACCCGGACGCGGAGCCGGGCTCGCCGCCGGTCCTGGCCCGGATCGACCTCCAGGTGCGGCCCGGCGAGACGCTGGCCCTGGTGGGCGGTACGGGCTCTGGCAAGACCACGCTCACCGCACTGGTCCCCCGGCTGCACGAGGTGACCGGCGGCCGGATCACGCTGGACGGTGAGGACATCGCCACGATGGAGCGCTCGCGGCTGCGGGAGCTGGTGTCGGTGGCGTTCGAGGAGCCGACGCTGTTCTCCGCGACGGTCGGCGAGAACGTGCGGATGGGCGCCGAGGACGCGGACGAGGACCAGGTGCGGCGAGCGCTCGCGGTGGCCCAGGCCGGCTTCGTGCACGAGCTGCCGGCGGGCCTGGACACGGAGGTCGGCGAGCAGGGCCTGAGCCTCTCCGGCGGCCAGCGCCAACGCCTCGCCCTGGCCCGTGCGGTGGTGGGCGAACCGCGCTTCCTGGTGCTGGACGACCCGCTCTCGGCACTCGACGTGCACACGGAGACGCTGGTGGAGGCGGCGCTGCGCCAGGTGCTGGAGGAGACCACGGCGGTGGTGGTGGCGCACCGCCCCTCGACCGTGATGCTGGCGGACCGGGTGGCGCTGCTGTCGGAGGGCCGGATCGCGGCGGTGGGCACGCACCAGGAGCTGCTGCGGTCGAACGCGGAGTACGCATGGCTGATGTCGGGGGCGGAGCCGGGCGGAGGTGGCGGGGGCGCTGATACGGGAGGTGACGCCGGGGCGGAGCCGGGCGCGGGCAACCCGGGGGCGGAGCCGGGCTCGGCCACGGGCGGCCCTGAGGCGGACCCCGGTGTCGGCAGCCCCGGGGCGGAGCCGGGCACGGGCGGATCCGAGGTCACGTCACCCGGCGTGCGGCCCGTCACCGCGGGCCCCGGCCCCGTGACCACCGGGTCCCCCACTCACCAGATCCCCGCCGAGGAGGGCAGTCGCCGATGA